A window of Castanea sativa cultivar Marrone di Chiusa Pesio chromosome 1, ASM4071231v1 contains these coding sequences:
- the LOC142621989 gene encoding alcohol dehydrogenase-like codes for MSSTAGQVIKCRAAVAWEAGKPLVIEEVEVAPPQANEVRIKILFNALCHSDLYYWEAKGFTPLFPRILGHEAGGMVESVGEGVTELKPGDHVLPCFTGECGDCRHCNSEESNLCETLRFNTDRGVMLNDGKTRFTKDEKPIYHFLGTSTFSEYTVVHVGCVAKINPAAPLDKVCVLSCGVSTGMGATLNVAKPKKGHSVAVFGLGAVGLAACEGARMAGAGRIIGVDLNPDRFSVAKNFGVTEFVNPNDHDKPVQEVIAEMTDGGVDRAVECTGSFHAMIQAFECVHDGWGVAVLVGVPSNDDAFKTHPLNFLNERTLKGTAFGNYKPRTDLPTQVEKYMNKELELDKFITHSVAFSEINKAFDYMQKGESIRCIIRMDA; via the exons ATGTCAAGCACAGCCGGTCAGGTCATTAAGTGCAGAG cCGCGGTGGCGTGGGAGGCTGGAAAGCCATTAGTGATTGAAGAAGTGGAGGTGGCACCACCTCAGGCAAATGAAGTCCGCATCAAGATTCTCTTCAACGCACTCTGCCACTCTGATCTTTACTATTGGGAAGCTAAA GGGTTTACTCCGTTGTTTCCTCGCATACTTGGTCATGAAGCTGGGGG AATGGTGGAGAGTGTAGGTGAAGGTGTGACTGAGCTCAAACCAGGAGACCATGTTCTCCCGTGCTTCACTGGAGAATGCGGGGATTGCCGCCACTGTAATTCAGAGGAGAGCAACTTGTGTGAAACTCTTCGGTTCAATACTGACAGGGGTGTTATGCTCAATGATGGCAAGACAAGATTCACCAAAGATGAAAAGCCCATTTACCACTTTCTTGGCACCTCCACATTTAGCGAGTACACTGTTGTTCACGTTGGCTGTGTTGCCAAGATCAACCCTGCAGCCCCACTTGACAAAGTTTGTGTACTTAGTTGTGGAGTATCCACAG GTATGGGTGCCACTTTGAATGTTGCAAAACCCAAAAAGGGTCACTCTGTAGCAGTCTTTGGATTGGGTGCGGTTGGCCTTGCA GCTTGTGAAGGCGCAAGGATGGCTGGGGCTGGAAGAATCATTGGTGTTGATCTGAACCCTGATCGTTTTAGCGTGG CCAAAAATTTTGGTGTTACTGAGTTTGTGAATCCAAATGATCATGACAAGCCAGTTCAAGAG GTGATTGCTGAGATGACCGATGGAGGAGTGGATCGGGCTGTTGAATGTACTGGAAGCTTCCATGCCATGATCCAAGCATTTGAATGCGTTCATGAT gGTTGGGGTGTTGCAGTACTTGTTGGAGTACCAAGTAACGATGACGCATTCAAGACTCATCCTCTCAATTTTTTGAATGAGAGGACACTTAAGGGTACTGCTTTTGGCAATTACAAGCCCCGCACTGATCTTCCTACTCAGGTGGAAAAGTACATGAACAAG GAGTTGGAATTAGATAAATTTATCACTCACTCAGTCGCTTTCTCGGAGATCAACAAAGCATTTGATTACATGCAGAAAGGGGAGTCTATCCGATGTATTATTCGCATGGATGCTTAA